CAAACTGCTGCCTCCTACTTTGGCTGCGCATTGCGATGGCCAAGCTGGTGGGGATGTGAATAATTTCTGCAAACCAAAAGACTAACAAAGAGCACACAAGGGCtgggcagcgctgggctgggggaggctccacgtgtggggctgtgggtccCCAGGATCACGGAGGAGCAGGTTTCAGTATGTGTCAGATGCTGGTCCTGGGGTTGGTACATGTTACCCCTCCAAAGAAGCCATTGCAAAGCTTTTCCAGCTAGCAGAAGGGTGAGGTACAGGAGGGAGATGctttgctgtgctgggctgcGCCACGTGGGAGCTGGTGGCACAGCTGGAAGATACGTTGTTCAAATGACTGAAACTTCCAGGGCAGAAGGTGGGACATCACAGGACTGTTGCTCCCTCCCCAAATGGCCAACACCCCCATCCGTCCTCATATTCTCCCCCGGGAATGGCAACAGAGACTATGGAGGAGGCTGTCTCCACCTGGATGTATCTACCTTGGAGGTACCACATCTGCTGGCCCCCTcgcccctgcctgccctgtcCCTCATGTGCTGCCTGACCCCAGGTTTTGGGGCAGTGCCCTGTACCAGGACCCTCTGCCCCAGTTCTCCTTGTCTCCCAGGGGGTCAGGATGGAGAACCCCTCAAGAAAGGGGGAGCAATGTCTCTGGTGCTGGTGAGACAAAGCTTGGAAACTGGCTTGAGGAAATGagagaagtttttaaaaacatttattattcTACATGTCCATTCTCTTAGAACTGGGAACTGAAGGGGATCCAAAGGCAGTGACAGTAGCTTGCCAGCTACCATGTCATTATGTCAGTGAGGGCTGGCGGCTGCGTGCGTTGCTGGAGCAGGATGGAGTCATGCTCTGTGTGCCTTGGGGACGCCATTTGCTGATCTATTATTGCAGGGAAGTGTAATGATCATCGGGTGGAAGAGACTTCACCGCTGTGTTTGCACAGAGGAAGCGCCTTGCTCGGAGCAGCCCTGCGCAGGCAGCCCGCGGTGTGCACCGGGGTCCCAGCCAGCGGGTTGGAGGTGCTGGAGGTTTGATCTGACACTTCTCCCCAGTCTCCTCCTGCAGAGATGTTGCTTTGGTTCCTTCTCCTCGGCCATGTCTCGGCCGTGCCCGTGTGCTGGGCAAGGTAGGTGGACggtccagagctgctgcaggagaagtGCATCAGGGCAGGTTTGAGCTGCAAGCTCAGCCGCTGCTGGGCCAGCACAACCACACACGGCATGTCCTCCCGTCCCTCTGAGTGCTGTCACCTGCCCCCTCtgcctcccctgggcaactcaGCAGCTTAACCGGCCACAGCACAGGAGGGAGGACCACGAGGGCTCCCCGGGCTCTGCTCCTCTGTCCCTGtggcagagaagctgctggtgtCCTGATGCTGGAAAGCTGTGTGGCCCAGGGGGTGACAAAGGACAGGGGAGTCCAGAGTGTCTCAGGGAGATGGGTGTCACCTGGGAAACCCCAAAGCTGGCTTAGTGTGAGGTATTGGCAAGCAAGAGAATTGTGTCTGCTGAGGACAGCGGTGGCAGCTGCACTCCTGAGGCACTTGAGCTTTTTGCAGAGCTGGTACCAGCCTCTCCTCAAGGGCTGGTGTGAAGGACACCCAGGGTGGGACCATCTTCTGTCCCGGTCCCGCTCAGCGCAGGGGTGggcatgtccctgtgtccccctgctgcctgcaggaaggAAGGGGACGCTCAGTGCCCGGCcggcagctcagctcagccagcACTGGGGTGAGGACAGTCTCTACCTGGGCAGGTTGTCCTGGTGCTAGAGCTCAGCAGATGATCCACCAACCCGAGGGCTGCcattttctgcagcatctgGCACCTGGAACGCCACGTATGGGCACTTCTTCACGTTGAGGCACACAAGTTTCTCAAGTGATGCTGAATTGACTATCTCAAAGCCAGTTGCTCCACCAAACGTACTGGGCTTCCAGTACTCTGGGGAGCAGATGGGGTTTCCGAGAAGCCCCTTCAGGGAAAACGGAGATCCGATCTCAACCATGCTTTCTCCAAAAATACCATTTGGTTGAGGTTTCTCAAGCAGCAAGCCCAGGTAGAACTCCAGAGCGTCGATGTCTCCATACAGCTCTTCCAGTTctgctgccttttcttcctctcctgtaCCAAGTGAACATCAGAGGGCTTTAGCAAGGGAATCGCCCCCCAGTAAGGACTGTCCTTGCTGTGGGTAACAgcaccagccctgtccccccGGTGTGAGGGTGACGatctgggcaggagcagctgctctgctgggaccAGTGCTGGGTGGCAGCTCCTGGTCTCATACCCCAGCTGAGGGTACAGACCGTCTGCGCTGCCCCAGCAAAGCCCCGAGAGCTCCCACAGCAGCACCGCAGCCCTACCTGTCAGCTCCTGGAAGGACTTGTAGGGCTTCATGCCAAACCTCTTCCGATACTCGTTGAACGGCTGGAGCCTCAGCTGCCGGGACTCCTTGATGACCCCAACGGCCACTTGCAAGACATTGGCATTGATGGTTTGTCCCCCACCAATCTGAAGAGTGAGAACACAAGGAGGAGCAAACGTAAGGCACAATGTGGCACCAGCATCCACTCCAGAGGAGCCACCGCATCAAAGCATCCAGGTCCTGGGCACAGTGTCATGGAGACCAGCACAACATCACAGCAGCGAGGGGGTGGGAATTACTGGTCATTGCGACAAAAAGCTGTAGAGCAGCTTGGGTGAAAGCTGATCCTGTTCCCCGGGTGGGTCAGGGAGAAGCCACAGATGGAGCCACAGATGGAGCCACTCGTGGGCGGAGGAGAGAGATTATGGGGGTTTGGGATCACAGGGGGAACCTGTGCACCCAAGCACCCGAAGAGCAGTGGGTCTGCACCTCAGCTTCGCTGCTTTGCAGGAGCCAAGAGGGTCACAGCTGTGGGTGTAACCACTTGGAAGAAAACATCCATGTGATGGCAGCAAAGAACAGCACCAGGCGAGCTGCTCCGTGCCCAGGCTGCTCCACAGCCCGTCTGTGCAGGAGATCCCAGCTCACCGCAGGCTCCTGGCGTCACCATGGTGTTTACTACAGAGCCGAGACCAGGTAAACGGGGCTGCCAAAGCCCAGCCTTGCTACGGTGCTTGTGAGGAGGACTTGTGGTGTGCCTGTCAGATGCTGCCCTGGTTAGAAGACTATATGTGATGTGTGACCCACTGCTGAAGGGGGATGTTTGTTACTGCAGTAATGGCACTGCCTTCAGGGTACCACCAGCATCCCTCCCCAGGTACCACCAGCATCCCCCCAAGGGTCCCACAGCCCTGGCACTGGCAaggaggggagagcaggacCTTACCCTTCCTGCAACCTGCTTGGAAAAGGACTCCACCAGCGCCTCCACACCGTAGTCCATGAGCATGGAGGTGTTGTAGAGGAACTGCTCATAGCTGTACTCTTGCCCCTGGATGATGAAGGAGTCGGGCATCAGCCCATGCCAGTGATAGAGCTGGTTGAACTCCACCGCGATGCGATTCCGGTACTGGAACTGTGTCCCAAACAGCAGCTCAGGGTCAAACTTGAGGCTGAGGAAGTACCCGCTGAGGTGCTGGACATAATCTTCAATGACAATCTTAATGGTCTCCCCTGGGCAGGAGGCGAGAGGAGCAGCCGTCAGCTCTGTACGCGAGTGCTGTTACCCACCTGCCGCGGCAGCGCATCCCAGCAGCCGCCGCCGGGCAGCTCCCTGACCACGGCCTTGTTGAGACGGTTGGGAATTTTtcagtgaattatttttttcaccagcAAAAGTCATTCTGccaaaaccaaaatggttctggAGGAAGCCGACCTTGATTCGCTGCTTAGAGATAATGTGCTGACATGGcttttttctggattttggtCAAAAATGACTTTTCATGAGATTATGGTAAATTTGTAATAGAacatcaaaaagaaataattcaaaattatcagaaaattattcaaaattaatttttttgatgaaccaaagcaaatattttctatacGGACGAAAGTCAACGATCTCCAGAAGACTGCCAGATAAAGTTGTCCAGCCTCTAAACCCAGCCTGGCCTCCACCCTCAAACAGAGACCAGCTACACCTTGGGGCCTGCCCGAGCGGTGGGACACGGGGCTCCTCACCAATGAGGACGAGACGCGCTGTCTGGAAGAGCTGCTCGTCGCCCCAGGTGGGATGCTCCCGTTTCAGGATGTCGCAGACACGGTTGTGCTCGCGCAGCCAGAGCGTTTGGTACATGGAGAGCCCGGGCAGCAGCCCGAACACCTCCTGCCCCATAGCCAGCTGCCGCTCCTTGGGGATGCCGGGCGGGTAGACCATGTGAACTGGAGCATCGGTGACCATTGGGGGGTACATCTCTCCATCCACCACCTTAGAGAGACAAGGACAGGATGGCAgaaagggaggaggggagaaaacCACCCTGTGATGGCGTACCCAGCTGGGACCTGCCGCCCTACGGGCACCGCGGCCGCTATCCTGCAGGTATTGAGCAGGATGGAAACACCTCCCTCACACAGCCCTGGCTGCGGGTACCTGCTGCCAACCAGAGCAGCCTCACCCTGAAgctcttcccttcagccagcagctgctgcggggACCCTGGTGCACTCCCCATGGGGCACCAGCCCTGGGGTCTCCTACAGCGCTGGGGTCTCCTGATGCTCCCAGGAGTCGCTGGCCTGGCAGCTGCCAGAGGGATGTGGCCTTCAAACAGCCCTGGATCACAGGGCTGAGACTGGTTGTGCCGCGTGGTACCTGGAATTTCAGCTTCCCATCTCTGAAGAGTcgcagctggtgctgccgctGCAGGTTGTCCCCATACAAGTGCCCAAGGTCCACCTGCCAGGAGAGCACGGAGTCAAAGCTGCTCTGAAAGGCCCTGTGCACCCCAGTCCCCCTCCTTGCTCCCCACGTGCTCCACACCACCCTCTCCAGTGCCCTCACCCCATGCCCCAGCgccttggtgaagccacgtcCCATCTTCCCAGACGTCTTGAAGAACTGGTGGGTGAAATGCTGGGCGAAGAAGGCGAACATCAGATTGGTGCCTCGGGGATCAGCTTCAAACTTCTGCCGCAGCAGGAACCTCTCCGCCAGGAGCTGGGGGTcggggagctgctgcttccctgcgAAGGACGGGGACTGAGGGCAGCGGTAGCGGGTACCGGTACCACGGGCTGTCGGCGAGCGCTGCCGGGTCTGCTGCAGCACCAGGCACAGACTCGTCTGCACAGACACCGCACAGCGCTCCTGCACAGGCTACAACATCCCCAGCAGCTCAACCAGAGCCaccccagcagtgctgcagatGCCATCAGGCTTGTCCTGCCTGCGGGATGGTGGCACCGCACGGCACTGCCGGCAGCAGCTTGTGGATTATCCACAGCCACGAAAGCTTCAGCATGAGCAGATAGGAAACATGGGTGCTGCACGAGGTACGGACCCAGGGTGCTGCTGCGGCGACTCAGCCCCACGACTGGCACCGCGTGAGACCCCCTGTGCCAGCCACGAACCTTTAGTCCCCATGGGCGTGGGGCAGCCGTCCGGCACGGGCGGGAGGATGCGGGTGTAATAGCTGACGTTGGCGTAGGCCTCCCAGCTGATGTAGCCATAGTCAGAGTTGAAAGTGGGGGGGCTGGGGATGAGATTGGCACGAactgaaaggagagagaaggtcAGCACCACGGGCCCTGGGGCAGCaccccatgagctctgcccccagcccctATCTACCCACTCAGTGCTGCCAGACGCCCTCCCCGACACCCCGAAAACCAGAAAGGTCCCAGCGGCAGTGGCGCACAggcatcctgggctgtgctcTGAGCCTTTTAAaggctgcagctccctgcagaaGAAGAGAGTTCGCACTGGTGTACTAAGTGGATTCTTGGATGATGAACGAGATGACAACcacacagaaacagcaaaatcaaCAGCCAAAGCCTTGTGAATGTGTCGCTGCAGCTCCAAGGGCTGGAACCTAAATATTTATGCAAAGTGCAGAATGTGGGAACATGAGTTACAAGGGCCAGCTCCACATTTTCCCAGGCTGTGTTCCGTGCCACTGTTTAAAGAGCACTTTGGGCCCAGAGAGCACAGCGTGCCGAGCGTCACTCCTGTCTCCCAGCTGGCTGCTAGTCCGGTGTGCGGCCGGGGACACACGGCCAGGGACACACGGCCAGGGACACAcggctggggacacacaggcAGCCCAGCGTGACGACCCCCTGTGCTCCGCTGCTGCCTGGCCCAGCAGGACGATGGGGTGACAGGATGACAACCATTCTGGGTGTCCCACTGTGGTGCCTCAAGCCCAGTGCCCGTGGTAGCTTCTCAGCATCACTGCAGCAGTGCCACCCCCACCTGCACCTCTGTTGGTGCCCGGGAATCCCCAAGTCCTGCTGCACCCCGAGACCCGCTTCAGCCCCTCACCTGTGAGCACGAGCCTCATGAGCGTGTCCCTGATGAAGGTGCTGTTGATAATGTCCCAAAGCCCCGTGAAGTGGGTCAGGATGAAGTGGAAGAAGGCAGGACTGGGCTTCAGCAGGTCACGGAGGCGCGTCCAGAACTCGGCTAGGAGGAGGCAGACCAGGCAAACCGCTTGCCCCACTAATGAAGCTCATTAACAGCGCCAGCCCACCCTCACTGTCACTGCCGGTGAGAGCACGTGCTGTGGGCACAGTGCTGCCCCAGGACCCACAGCTGCCAGGGGTCcggtgggacagagggacttACGGGAGGTGCAGTTGGCCCCAAAGTATCCCGTCCGCGTGCAGTCACACTCATATCCTGCCAGGCCGACCCTCACGCACACCCCTTGGTGCTGGCAGGGGTAATAGCAACAAGGATCCACTGTGGGGAGAGAGAGATGTCACCATCCATCACAGTGTCACTGTGCCCAGGGgctccctgctccccatggGATGATGCTGCCCCAAACACAGCTGAGACAGATGCAGCTCAGTTGGAAGCACTGTGGTGTGTCCCCCTAAGATGTGATGCTTTGTTGCCAGCTGCTTCTATGAGCCTGTCACCAAGTCTGGTGTCACCGACGTGCTGCGGGGAGATGGCAGAAAGGCTCTGCAGGAGCCAAGCGCTGCCCTGGCCATCGCAATCCCAGACCTGCTCAGCTTTTCTTTAACCTCCCTGGTGAGGTGTTTCGGGCAGGACCATCACTTCGGCACTGTACCTGCTTCCTTGTGGAAGTCAGCCTGTCTGAAACACCCAGGATTGCCAAAGGAATCATCTGTACCCCACAGCCAAGCACCAACgggtgctgcagccccagccccagcatgggctggtgctgccagggCCATGTCCTGCCCAGTGCCCCATGTCACCGCAGGGCCATCTCACAGTGGCCTCCTACACAGCCAGGGCTGTAGCCTCATGTACAGGGGCCGCTGTGCCCCCAGAGCCCCAGCGCGGGATAAAGTCATGCAAACACAGCACCGCTGTTAATAATAATGGCAATTGTCAGGGCTGAAGTTTGCTTTGGCAAGCAGCTCCTCCGCCCTGGCCGCCCTGAGCAGATGAAAAGGCCCGATGGCTGGGCTCGCTCCCTCTGCTCCCGCCTGGCCCCTTCCTCCTGGCCCCTTCCTCCTGGCCCCTTCCTCCGCTGCCTTGTGCCCCAGCCTGCAGGCGAGAGATAAGGGCCCCTTCCCAGCAGCGGGATCCTGAGGGACAGACGAGACAGgagcagctgccaccagcctgggTCAGCCCCCATGGACCCAGGATGGGGCCTTTGTGGCAGGAGAATAAAAGTTGAGCTGGAGCTCAACCAGCTGAGGGTTTCAGCAGGACAAGCGGTtaccagctctgctgggacgCACACtgcttggggacaatggtgccACCAGCACACAGTGCttggccatggggacagggatagaCAACACGCCTTGAGCAGCAGAAGGGACCAAGagctgtccccagtgtcacagCTGATGAAGGAAGGTTTCCTGAGTCCATTGGCCCGTCCGTGTGGTCGATGAGCTCACCAGGCCCCTGCCAGACCCCGTTCAAATTCTGCTGGAATTTAGGAAGAGGTTCCAATGCTGGGGTGGAGGGACAGGCATGTAGAATAGAAACCACATTTTTTCCATAGGAAATTACAGCTAAAAATTAACGTATTTGAAACATAGAGCTAATTTTGCAAAGTGGCTCAGTCCCCCAGCTGGCTGCCCGCTGTGACCCTAAATCCCTCGCGTCATTGGGGCTGGCTTGCAAAGACATGTTCAGCTCCCAGCCCTTCCATCAGACTCCCTTTCATCTCACATGAAATGCATCCAGACGGAAGGCAGCAGGCAGGTTCTTATTTATCTCAGACAAATTAAGGTCAGACCACCCATTCAGATTTTTGCAAGATGGGAA
This region of Columba livia isolate bColLiv1 breed racing homer chromosome 19, bColLiv1.pat.W.v2, whole genome shotgun sequence genomic DNA includes:
- the PTGS1 gene encoding prostaglandin G/H synthase 1 — encoded protein: MGGGCRARVPLAAGLRRAGLRLLLAHAVLLCAAGTAATDGSVDPCCYYPCQHQGVCVRVGLAGYECDCTRTGYFGANCTSPEFWTRLRDLLKPSPAFFHFILTHFTGLWDIINSTFIRDTLMRLVLTVRANLIPSPPTFNSDYGYISWEAYANVSYYTRILPPVPDGCPTPMGTKGKQQLPDPQLLAERFLLRQKFEADPRGTNLMFAFFAQHFTHQFFKTSGKMGRGFTKALGHGVDLGHLYGDNLQRQHQLRLFRDGKLKFQVVDGEMYPPMVTDAPVHMVYPPGIPKERQLAMGQEVFGLLPGLSMYQTLWLREHNRVCDILKREHPTWGDEQLFQTARLVLIGETIKIVIEDYVQHLSGYFLSLKFDPELLFGTQFQYRNRIAVEFNQLYHWHGLMPDSFIIQGQEYSYEQFLYNTSMLMDYGVEALVESFSKQVAGRIGGGQTINANVLQVAVGVIKESRQLRLQPFNEYRKRFGMKPYKSFQELTGEEEKAAELEELYGDIDALEFYLGLLLEKPQPNGIFGESMVEIGSPFSLKGLLGNPICSPEYWKPSTFGGATGFEIVNSASLEKLVCLNVKKCPYVAFQVPDAAENGSPRVGGSSAEL